TGCAAAGTGCCTAGCTATCGGTTTAGATCTGTCACCAGTGCCCTCTAAATCGGAGGTTGCAAGGATATCGCGCACATGTTCACGTAACTAGATTTTTAATTTACGTGAAGTTAGCCCAACATAGATATATCATAATATATCACGTAGCGTGTGTAACACCCTGGGATATGTCACCCAGACTTGCACAGCAAGAACCTACTTGTATATAACAAAGTAATTTTTTTAATTCACAAGCAAAATCAGCAGCACTTTGCTGTTAAAACAGCAGTATGTATGTAAGAAAAAATTGTTAACTTTTGCTCAAAaagtccttaatagagatgagcgagtagtattcgcttttcgaatgtaaaagttcgatgcagaaccagcattgattggccgaatgctatacagtcagccaatcaacactggttcttctcctacctttagaagtcttctccatgcagcttccccgcggcgtcttccggctctgaattcactctgccaggcatcgggcttgggcagagccaactgtgcatgcccgcttgtagtaagggcatgcgcagtcggctttgcccaggcccgatgcctggcagagtgaattcagagccagaagatgccgcgaggacactgcatggagaagacttctcggaggatccagcccgaccctcactcgtggacttggtaagtataatttgatcgaatgttgcctacccctgaaacgagcattttccccccatagagtataataggattcgatattcgattcgagtagtcgaatattgaggggctactcgaaacgaatatcgaatctcaaacattttactgttcgctcatctctagtccttaacaaAACATTTCTCACTGACAGGATTGTCTTGTCAGTAAAAAAGAACCCCTTCTCGCTGGTGACATTTTTTGAATTTGTTTATGACTCCCttccttccaaatcccataactcTCATATTTTTTCATTCTCAGAGACATATGCAGGCTTAAAGAGgatcgcatgtgccccaagtggtgttcttcatgatgctaccatatatattattttgtacaatgttctggtaaactgtaaaaaaaaattcagaatggggtggatttgaagaaatcaatttgtgtgactttctttgtTTTCTTCGTTTTTGCAGCATTCAGATCACTATGTCAGGTCTCGGGAGAGAAGTGGGCACTTTGCTACAGGTTGTCTcaagcagcagagaggctaggttcaatGATAGACCAAAACTATCTTTACCCCTTCTTAGGGGGATAGTTTGCATTGATTTTACAGTACAATTTGTATGACTACTGACTTATAGTAAGCTCGTTGACAAATTATCCCTGGAAAATAAGATTCTATAGGCCCAAGAGACAAAATTATTCTGGTGGCCAAGCCACCACTAACCCATAAAAATAGACCCTACTACCTCTCAAATTTGTCTGTCTTCTACAGGACCATTAGAATGTTAGTGTTAAGTAGGGTATAGCCTTGTCCTACGTTCTCTAGGTGGAGTTCTCTCTTCTTCTTAGATCATAATGGCACATGGTTTGTACTCTATATatgtcaggacctgagttgtttgtAAAATTATTGTGTATTTTCTTGTGGTGTTTTTTCTGGGTATTTGAGCCAGTGTCCTGTGGCTCAATGGTTGTTTTGTTTACCACTGAGCTGTTCATTTGGATGTTGAgcatctgcctcagtgtatacTTGAGCTGGCTTGGTGTCTCTGTATATGCGAGCctcaggtgtttgacattgtcatcaacctatcaagtTGTTCCAGGGTCTGTATAAGGCTCAAAGCTGGCTTCATTCTTAgctggttttcgttgttaccaaccaGGCTTCCTGGCCCCAGTTTAGGAGGAGTGGTTTGTGGAATTGTACGTTCTCAGGAGCTtgattggaagtggtgtgagtttgttctgtgtgagagtctgtttttacCTCAGCATTTcttctcaacccctgtcctgcatttctggttgcctgtcgctgttttggtattagtgagtttttgtttaaaggtttcaggtttattttacccttgtcctgtgataccctttcctcactactccacttgtCCTCTCCTCAAATCCTGTTGtatgtttatggttgtgctgcgtTTGTTTGTTCACCAGCACATCCCTTCCTggttgtttctgtttgcagctgcacctgctctttcattaggggtgaccacttttagtatcccagtccctagcctctttcagctctctcccCACCTGTCTGTCAAGTCTTCGTGTtcagagagccagtagttgtcggggccaaaCTTATCTTGGGTACAGCTgtccaacacccgcaggcagggcctagttagccgtcgtagcgctagggacagctttcctaccccattccatagatcttgctgcagaaccagcgttgatttgccgaatgctatacagtgtatagcattcggcaaatcaacactggttctgcagcaggctcatctttgctagtcaggagagctggcagcttgcggttatgagggagcttactttttctcataggaatgcattgacctgcgttgattggccaaatgctatacagtgtacagcattcagccaatcaatgctggttctgccggaggctcgtctgtcaggaggtggagtctaagatcggaccacaatggagactgcctcctcacagatgagcctccggcagaaccagcgctgattggccgaatgctgtacactggccaatcaatgctggtcaacgcattcctatgagaaaaagtcagctcctgcataaatgcaagctgccagctctcccgactagcaaggacgagcctgctgcaagaccagtgttgatttgccaaatgctatacaacaTTCGGTAAATCatcactggttctgaatcgaatctttactgcaaatagcaatagtattcgaacgagtaaaagtattttgaataccgtagtatttgttcgaatacctactcaatcgaatgctactcgctcatctctaataaagacatgtCCTCACTTTCATGTCTTGGCTTGCCTTTCGTTTCCTGTCTTGGCTGGACGTATCCAGATATGTTTTCACAAGTTAAAAGGCTACTGTTAACGAACATTATATTGTAAAAAATTTTAACAAAGTGATGCACTTACTAACCTATTTGTGCATTTGGGAGACTACTCAGTGGGGTAATTTCAGCCTTTCAAGACTTTTATCAGCATGCCATTATGCTGAATTGGTGACAAGACAAATTGTAGTAGATAACCAcattggagatcagttaagttTAGTCACATCCTTACAGTCTACATGCTAGCGGTATAAATAAGCAATACATTCTTATCAGTTTCAGAATCTTTTGCCTTTATTATATTTGAAGAGGAAATATCATCTCTTTATCAGTATCAGGCAATTTAGCAGCTATCCAGTACTCTTCTGAAGGAACTCACTCTTGCATTGAGGGATCCCCAGTCACTGAAACGTCTGTATTCTCCAGGCTTCAGAAAATATTGCCTTCCACGGTAGTTGGGCTGCTCATAAAAGATCCAGTGACCTTCAAGCACATTACAAGAGTTGATATCATGGTTCTTAAAGAGCTCAAAGACGGAAGGGCAATCTTCTAAAACTTCTAGCATTTGAcctctaaaatcttctttctCATATATCTTCAGTTTGTGTGGTCCTCTTTGCTATAATAGAAGAATGTGAATAGAGATAATACTTTCAGATAAGAGATTAAGTTAAATTTTGCTTTACAGATGTTTTCGACATAGATTTACCACAAAACAGATTTAACTTCAAAACAGatagctttaaaggggtagtctggtcccaaaaggatttttcatattgatgacctatcctattccCCGGACCAACCCTATGCATGAACACCCCACCCACTGCTGTAACTTCTGGCCCCCctcaaatcacatactgatgacataaCCACAGGATAGGTCGCCAGTATAAAAAATCAGTTTCaggccagaaaacccatttaatttgAAACAGTTACCCAATTACATAAAAACCTACCTGTGGTATAACTCGGCAAGACCTGATGGAGTCACTGAATCCCATCCATTGCTGATATTCAGGATATTCGCCCTTCTTAAGAAAATACTGATGACCAAGATAGTTAGGACGCTCATACAGCATCCAGCAGCCACTATCTACTCGGATGGAATTACAGCGGCTGAAGTAGGAATGAAGATCAGCACAGTCACCGCTGCATTCATAACAGCGGCCCTGGAAATTCCTGTCCTCGTAGAAGATGATCTAAAGTAAAGACAAAGTATATGAGTGTATTAAAAAAGTTCAACACTAATAAAAAATGATGTCTATTAAACAAAATCCTACAAAGTTTTTAGATGGATTTAAGTCCTAATCACGTTGTTGTATCATGTATCATTTTGACaaaaagataaatatatataaataaataaatatatatatatatatatatatatatatatatatgcagctaTATTTCCATAACCCAATTAAGTTATCATTCACTTACATATTTAAACAATTTGCCTATATTTTTACCTTTCCCATTTTTGATGGACTGTGGATGCAATTCTCTGTATCTAGTGCACTGCCTTGTAGCTCTTATATACATCACTATCCATGCTCGATCTGCAGAATTTTAACAAAGGGAAACATTTTCTGTGCAGTCAGGGAAATTTTCCCTTGCTGCTCTATCTCCGCTGATAGGTGGAACAATTGATATGAAATATACTTTTGAGATATtccgttttttatttaatttatttatttaattgtttttattgCAGAACCGTTGTACAATATATCCAGGTACATTCTAAGATGATATGTTCAGGAACAATTAGACTATATTTTCATGAATAATTAGACTTCAGGGCTCCAGGGCTGAACTATAAACCATTCCTTCTATGATTGGTACAGTTTCAGAAAAATGATATCAATTCctgacagatctcattgacttggTTCCTTCATAAAGTTTCTATCGAACATTAAAAATACTGCTGTTGCTATTGTTGCTTTTTGCAATACTTTGTCTCCCACCATATTGCAGGGCTTGCGTGATATTGACCCCACTCAATGCTATCTCTGTCTTCACAACTAGAGAACCAAACCCTTGAGCCTCGCTATGGAAAAGGACTATTGGTGTGATGAAAATCTATGGACAGTGCTGCTATATATGTTGATGAGAGTGAAAACATCAGAAAGGAAATGTTTCTATTTTGTTATACTAAGTATGGAATTCATCCGCAGAAGTGGTTAAATATATAAGCCCCAAAACCCAATAACTTATGAATGTGTCCAAACTTAACTGATTTCCAATTTAGTGATCGACTACAATATGTCTACGGTATTTTAAatagattgtccaggataaaaattatttttttcaattaggctggggaaggtgaaaaaaaaccatACTCAACTGACCCCGGATGCTTCCagcgtggtctggtcctgctgctcagctgtcttCTTTTGCTGGAAGTCCTCGCTAGATGTGACATCCCGTCCCCCTATACTTAGGTCACTGTTTCACATCAGCAGTCATGgaacggagcagcaggaccactgGTAGGCACTGGAGCAACTTCGACGGGTGAgtatgtttttggggttttttaaccTTTCCCTtcctaaaataaaaattaaatatcttggacaacccctttaacttgtgatACATGTATCTTGGCATACCCTGCCAACAGGACAGTTTAGTCAAAGCAATACAATGAAAAATAAGTGTTGGAAAATAATTACAATATtgaatattcttctatatagaagCATAATACACTAAATATGGCAGTGTTCACctatttgtttagttttttcaCTTTAATATTTCTTTTAATCAAAATATATTCAATATTGTACATAATGTATTTGTTCTGTAGACATAAGAGTTACTGCTTCTGTAAATTGCAGGTTGGCAGCAATATCCTTTCGTTAATAGGAAAGAAAGCTCTGGCAGTGTAATCTCTCTTGATTAAACGTGTTCATtatcattatactgtacataaagcAACAATAGGCTGTACTGTTATACTAGCACGGCTGGCATTGCTTTTTTTCAGTTGAATGAAAAGCATTGAATACAAAGATAATTGAAATAAAACTATTTCAAATGTAAATGCTAGATCAAATGAGTTCATCTGTTAGACCGTCAGTATTCTCATCTAGTAAAGCCATTGGTTGTTAAAATATGCAATATCTATAGAGAAAGAAATGGTGAATCAATATTGCATCCTCAAATCAATTATTTGAGAAAAATGATTTTTGTAAATGAATCCAATCTACTTATTTCTCCATATTTAATAACAAAAGTGATAATTGGTagtcgtattattattattattttatttttattttttttcctccttcaaGGCAGTGGTTCTTCAAAGTTCTATTTTATAGACTTCATTGTATCCAAATGCCCAGTTTTGGCATAACAATGCACAATACAGTGCAACGCCTTGTGAGCGCTGAACATATGGatgaaattaaagggagtctaccacctctgcCAAGCATATTCAATGGACACCCGCATGTTACAGGGCGCATTACAGTAATAAACCACATAGCTTTGTTATGTTTGTGACTTTTGTAGATATAAAGAAAAATAACTGCACACGTTGCTTAGTTAGGATGACAGTGAGAAGATTAACGCAGTTGCATATGCTTGGGAAagtagtagactccctttaaacctaTAAAATGGAACATTGAGGAGATAATAGGGAAGGGATACTGTCTCCCTTTGAAGGATTGTCTAGGAATTTTCATGACTTCTAGAGTTGTATCCTAGGATGTCAAAAAGAGCCCCATATAGATGATCAGTGTGGAGGCCACCTCTCAGCCCCACACAATCAAATATTTATAGCCTGGCCTATCCTTAGTTTCTCAAGCTTATCATTCCTCTTggctagtatactgtatacacagaacAACAGCTGTCTGTTTTATACAATATCTACAATTGTGGCCACCCTTACCTTAACTTAAATTTTGTTAAAGACCACCAATTctcatgaaaaaaaatattattcaaAATGACAACGTTAGCATAattcttgacaggctgcaattcacaaaatAAGACAAATAGGATAAGGAATACATGTAGGATAGTCATGATGTGTATCTCTGAGGTATGTCTGACATGCGATTTTATCTAGTATGTGTATTCCTGAGGTCTGTCATTCCTCTTTGTCTCTCAGCGATACATATGCTGACAATGAGTATGCTGTAATTGTATTGAGTGCTTTTTAGTGGCTACCACTTATTGTGTTTATGGGGTTACTGCAAGCTGGAGGTATAAGGAAAAGTTTAGGAGGCATCTGACAATGTGCCCTGAAATAGAATAGAACACTAAGGTCGCCGATGTGTGGAAGAGGTTAATGATGTCCCATCCCTGATCCTTATCTATTGGGAATCACTGGCACCTCTTGGCTTCAATGAAGGACACTGAAGAGTTTACAGAACAGGGctgtcaggaatctcagtttagctgATGTTGGTTACAATGTACAATGTAGCTGATGTCAAGGCTACAATGCTGACCAGTGAAAATTCTGCAGTGTACATGGTTCTACTAGGcttatccaattagcagctgaggagacaTATTTgaaccctcttcctcctcagccaggtgcctgcgATTTGGTTGTACCTAGTCTGGCTTCCATATCCAAATTGTTTGTGCTGGACTGCTCTATATTAACCTTTGGCTAGTTCATGGAAATCCATTTGTCCCCTGATTTTGGCATTTATTTCTTGTACCAGTTTCATCTGGCTTCGTGGCTGGCACTGTTGAAGGTATTAGGGTGTCTGGAATGTATTTCTGCTGAATAATAATTAAACCGCTACTTCTACTaatctctgttatcagtcattctgcagtttctgatatttgctccagagacACTATCATAACAGGAGCACTTATTGCACCCTCCAGTGCTTAAATGATTTTACAGGGATACCCTGAGTTTATAGTGCTAGTAGGTCAGATAATGTTAGGGTCAGAGAGATTCTCCCATGGCTTTATCTGTACCTCAGAAGAGGGAAAATCACCCCACTTAGGTCAAGCTTATATTTTACTTTTCATACTCCATTTGTTTGCTCATCTTTCCCTGCTTTTATCTAGAAGCCTAATATCAGTTAATGAGTTCCAAGTCTGCATGCGAAAAGTTAGCCAGGATGGAGGAATTGTGCTGTATGACTGGCCCCTTTGAGGCTATCCACAATCCCTTACTAAAAATTACTATATTCAAATTTTGCTTGAACTACCTGTCTCATCCAAAGAAGTCTTCCATTAACAATGGACTTGGCAGGGGTGTCTAATTGGTTTCTTTTATTTCTTACAATTGCACGGTGCAGTTGGTTTGCAAGGCAGGCTGGGATGCTATTTTGCCAAAgtcaaagggccccttcacatggagtaaacgcgcgtgtattttggcaaaatacacgtgtaaaaatacacgtgtaaaaataagactcccattgacttcaatgacattttacacatgtattttgacgtgtattttgatgtgtattttgacgtgtattttgatgtgtattttgacgtgtattttgatgtgttttttacacgtgtaaaagaaaatgccattgaagtcaatggattacacgtgtatttttacacgtgtattttgccaaaatacacgcgcgtttactccgtgtgaaggggcccaaataTTGATTTTTCTTTCTGGCTTCTTATTCATTCACCTTAGTTGTCAAATAGACAGAAAAATTTTACCATGACATATGCCTGCCAATTTCTTGTTTCCACTTTAAGGCCTTCCTTTCTGGAATGATCAGTGCAGATTGAGATGGATTATTTCTCTTATCCATTACGTTGATGATTTTCTCTTTGTTGGCCCAGGTGATTCACCACTTTGTATGTACATGTTCCACTTTATTGCATTGCACTTTTGGGTTACCCTGTCTGACAAGAAAACCTCGAGCCCCACTACGAGACCTCTTTTATTTCTGGGAATTAAGATAGAATCATCAGATATAGATTTcaggttgcagaaaaaaaaaggctAATTCTAGCTTTTCTGCTGCTTGAGGCAAAAATTGAAATGTTGCCCCTCCCTCTAAGTTAGAATATTACTCTTGATTATCACTGCACATGTGCACCACTCAGCACTGAAACCACCTGAGATACGTCACTGAGACCCCAGCACATTCGCAGTGATTGAAAAAAGAGAAGCCATAGACATACACATAGCTTCAATTCTTAGCTTCATGGGGCTGTCCAGGATTTGGATAAATCGTGGCAGATGTAATATAAACGTGCTCACCTGTCTCCGCTGAGTtttagtgatgtcactgatcttctccagtgaccgctgaggccgctgattgacctTAGCAGTCACCTGGGGCACAGTGCTTCTGGGGATAAAGGCATGGTGCACAACCAAACAGCCTGTGGTGGCCAACACCCGTTACCAGTTACACTCGTTACACTCTTTCCCTGTGTAGTTTGTCCaatcccctttaagaataatatcccatagtgcccCTTCACATTGTTTAAAGTCTCATAGTGacctccatacattataatgtcccatagtacacAGGATAATGTCTCATTGTGgtccctccacatggtataatgtctcacagtagcctCTCCACGCAATatagtatcccatagtggcttatccacacagtataatgtcccatagtggaacctcattatgaattttccagaaattatgggttatactctggggtctcttcaaacaccATTTCTATCGGGAagcattcatttttttcaatcaagGTTGGTACTAGATTTCTGTAGATGAGtcgttggagttgggaaggaaattTTTCCCCTAAGATGAGGAAAATTGACTTCTACCTCAGGGCTTTTGCCTGATTCTGAATAAATATTTCAGTACTATTTTACTGAATATACTGAACTCAATGAACAGCCCCTTTTATCATCTTTTATtatcttacctttttaccatattttattatcttatcttttattattttttatcatcCTTAGAAAACTACAATAAGAATTATGGAATACAAAATAtggtgaaaaataaagaaaaagcagATAGGgttgtatattattttattaaatagTTTTAAGAAAATTCAGTAATTTGCTTGAAGGAGCCAACCCTGGCATTTAGAGCACCCCAGTCAGTAAATCTTCTGTACTCTCCAGGTCTCAGACAATACTGACGACCCCTATAATT
This region of Leptodactylus fuscus isolate aLepFus1 chromosome 8, aLepFus1.hap2, whole genome shotgun sequence genomic DNA includes:
- the LOC142216785 gene encoding LOW QUALITY PROTEIN: gamma-crystallin 2-like (The sequence of the model RefSeq protein was modified relative to this genomic sequence to represent the inferred CDS: substituted 1 base at 1 genomic stop codon), which translates into the protein TLSLLXIIFYEDRNFQGRCYECSGDCADLHSYFSRCNSIRVDSGCWMLYERPNYLGHQYFLKKGEYPEYQQWMGFSDSIRSCRVIPQQRGPHKLKIYEKEDFRGQMLEVLEDCPSVFELFKNHDINSCNVLEGHWIFYEQPNYRGRQYFLKPGEYRRFSDWGSLNARVSSFRRVLDSC